Proteins co-encoded in one Nothobranchius furzeri strain GRZ-AD chromosome 4, NfurGRZ-RIMD1, whole genome shotgun sequence genomic window:
- the LOC139069613 gene encoding P2X purinoceptor 7-like — protein sequence MATESDTSSEQSFEVEDFSPPSSPEDREEGLLGEASGPEPYLFEPLARELSEAPGVEPAGVSRHRMGPVSEWCTCGHCTSLSARENVCCRETPKVMLRCQQVGVTSCITEHPGFEAVALNPYVLQAVYGTFLQLYGEMQETTFNSCYRHLAYRNVVRWCWGYLGQHVRVVIPSCAVSRIRQEFPEDGAYKGFLPPLN from the exons ATGGCGACGGAGAGCGACACTAGCTCAGAGCAGTCATTCGAGGTGGAGGACTTTTCCCCACCTTCTTCCCCAGAGGATAGGGAGGAGGGCTTATTGGGGGAAGCAAGCGGTCCTGAACCGTATCTTTTTGAGCCACTAGCTCGTGAGTTGTCAGAGGCCCCTGGAGTCGAGCCAGCAGGAGTATCAAGGCATCGAATGGGTCCAGTCTCTGAGTG GTGCACCTGCGGCCACTGCACATCATTGTCTGCCAGAGAAAATGTGTGCtgcagagaaacgcccaag GTAATGCTCAGGTGTCAGCAGGTGGGTGTAACCTCCTGCATAACAGAGCATCCTGGTTTTGAGGCTGTTGCTCTGAATCCCTACGTGTTGCAGGCAGTTTATGGCACCTTTCTGCAACTCTATGGGGAGATGCAGGAGACTACGTTCAACAG CTGTTACAGACATCTGGCGTACCGgaatgtggtcaggtggtgttggggTTACCTGGGACAGCACGTTCGTGTTGTGATCCCGTCATGCGCTGTCTCCAGAATAAGGCAGGAGTTCCCAGAAGACGGTGCATACAAAGGATTCCTCCCTCCTCTgaactaa
- the LOC129160804 gene encoding uncharacterized protein, which yields MVKRCSVVGCGGSVGLHSFPLDLEIRRQWLRAIGVLENSQLPPGAVVCNQHFTRDSFANMMEFELGYSARLRLKREAVPTVALPRIRCSPPTLLPHHGGLQSEAKSTQDVGCQTDLVICKNALVQAHVKPYRRSKATQFRAPSRSVSCDTGTVTEIHLPQSPRAASTPLKRPRYEVSVVDPSFHLNDSASSVNCSSSFTEVHPQKDKKYIVHEKQLLGLFRRCPVCTGRCVVNTTTVGTLLRVTQRCSCCEHYNEWSSQPMVNSIPAGNLQLCAAVLFTGSSFSQISKFLGAFNVQGLSKQSFCRHQAKLLIPTVSWQWQLEQADIIQEATESGPVTLGGDMRADSPGHSAKYGSYTMMDLKRNKVIDIQLVQSNEVGNSVRMEKEGFVRSLSTLLERGVDVQQVVTDRHTGVQKYLREEKKEISHYFDPWHMGKGIGKKIEELGKRKTTQDVRLWKQSVVNHLYWSASSSSSGQEAVAKWTSVANHIQNVHSHDNALFPSCLHAPLDGEQARQWLKPSTASCEKLTAILLAPRFVKDVEKISPQYHTSTLEAFHSLIIRFTPKSQVFSFKGMLSRLQIAAMHYNENAARSHAATATGELRYAVVYPKYKRGDYTVRALKTNPTSLYVHKLMDLLFDSVVVDPLPYQEYSDKITVPEPLCAQFQRPDKRDTVSRHRSRF from the exons atggttaaaaggtgtagtgtagttggttgtggtggctctgtggggttgcactcctttccactggacttagaaattaggcgccagtggttgcgcgcaatcggtgtactggaaaacagtcagctcccgcctggtgctgtagtctgcaaccagcattttacccgcgattccttcgccaacatgatggagtttgaactgggttattctgcacgtctccgtttgaagagggaggccgtgcccaccgtggctcttccacgaattagatgcagcccaccgactctgctcccccaccatggcgggctccagtctgag gctaaatctacccaagacgttggctgtcagactgatttagtaatctgcaaaaatgcacttgtccaggctcatGTAAAGCCTTATcgacgtagcaaag ccacacagtttagagctcccagccgcagtgtgtcttgtgacacaggtaccgtgacggaaattcatcttccacaaAGTCCCAGAgctgcgtccacacccctgaaaagaccacgatatgaggtgtctgttgttgatcccagcttccacctcaatgacagtgcaagctcagtgaactgttcaag CTCTTTCACTGAGGTCCATCCACAAAAGGACAAGAAGTACATTGTTCATGAGAAACAGTTGCTGGGGCTGTTCAGAAGGTGTCCCGTTTGTACCGGTCGTTGTGTTGTGAACACGACAACAGTCGGCACACTGCTCCGTGTGACACAACGGTGTTCATGCTGTGAGCACTACAATGAATGGTCCAGTCAGCCCATGGTGAACAGCATCCCAGCAGGAAACCTCCAGCTCTGTGCTGCTGTCCTTTTCAcaggctcatcatttagccagatttctaag ttcctgggtgccttcaatgtgcagggactgtccaagcagtCATTCTGTCGGCATCAGGCAAAGCtcttaattccaacagtgagctggcagtggcagctagagcaagctgatatcatccaggaggctactgaatctggacctgtgactcttggtggtgacatgcgagctgattcacctg gacactcagccaaatatggcagctacaccatgatggatctcaaaagaaacaaagttattgatatccaacttgtacag agcaatgaagttgggaatagtgtgcgaatggagaaggagggatttgtgagaagtctgagcacacttttggagaggggggtcgatgtgcagcaagtcgtgactgaccgccacacaggagtgcagaagtatttgagggaggaaaaaaaggaaatcagtcactactttgacccctggcacatgggaaaag gaattggtaagaaaatcgaagagctggggaagagaaagacgacccaggatgtgagactgtggaagcaaagtgtggtgaaccacctctactggtcagcatccagttcctcctcaggacaggaggcagttgcaaagtggacttcagttgccaaccacatccaaaatgtgcacagccatgacaacgccctgttccctagctgtctgcatgcacctctggatggagaacaggcaagacagtggctcaaaccaa gcacagcatcatgtgagaagctcactgccattctgttagctccacggtttgtgaaggacgtagagaagataagccctcagtaccacacatccaccttggaggctttccacagtctcatcatcagatttactccaaaaagtcaagtcttctccttcaaaggaatgctgTCTAG attacaaattgctgcaatgcactataatgaaaatgcagcacgctcacatgcagcaacagcaactggtgagctgagatatgctgtagtgtacccaaagtacaaacgtggagactacacagtgagagccctgaagaccaatccaacctcat tatatgtgcacaagcttatggacctgctgttcgactctgtggtggtggatcctcTCCCATATCAGGAGTACTCGGACAAAATTACGGTTCCAGAACCGCTCTGTgcccagttccaaagaccagataaacgGGATACTGTGAGcaggcacaggtccaggttttaa